CCAATTGTCCCAAAGGTTGATCATCGCGTCGACGTACTGGTCCGCGTACCGGGTGTTCCACTCGGCAGGTCCCGAGCCGAATATGTCGGTGATGCCGTTCTGGCAGGTCCAGTCGCTGTAGTCGGTCTCGTTCAGGTAGCGGATAATCTTCAACACCCGATCCTGCTTGTCGTACGTGTAGCGCCCATCCGGGACGTTGTACAGCAGATTCTCGATGAAGTACGACGGGACGTTCTCCTTGTCCAGCGTGTTGTTGTCGACGAGGTAGTTTCGGGCTCGCTTGAAGATCCGGACGGTCTCCTTGAAGCGGTTGTTCGTGCTCGACTGCTTGGTGCTCCCCTTGTCGATGTGCTGCTTGGGGTAGTTGACGATCTTCGTATTGCTGAGGTCGAAGAACGCGATCCCCGAGTGGTAGCCGTTCGGGTAGTGATAGTAGTCCCGGTGGTTCGCGCAGACGAGCACGTCGGCGTTGAAATTGCTCGTGTTGACCTCGATGGCCTTCCCGACCGGGTCGATAGCCGCGGAGCCGAATCGGGACTCCAGCACGTCGACGACATCGGTGCGGAACTCGTTCCAGCTGTAGTCCGGGTCGCCGGAGGTTCGTCGCCATCTGTCTCGCTCGTCTGGACTGAGCGCAGATACATCGGCATAGTACATGTCCGTGAGCTGGACAACGATGTCCACGTCGCTGCTCGCCCGCACGATGGTGTAGTTCGCGTAGGAGCCCTGCAGATACGTGTCAAAATCCGGGTCGGCGAGCGTATCACTCGACTGTAGCTCGTTCTGAATTCGGTTCTGAGTGCGTTTCGCCGATTCGATGGGGCCGTTATCGTATTGGGACCACGATTCGAGCGTCCCTGGGTCGATAGCCATAGGTCGGATATGGGTATCTTCCCCGTGGACGGGCAAAGACTTCCCGGTAACACTTTCACCCCGCTGTGCGAATCATTAAAAGTCGGTAAGCATTACCTACGTGTATGAACGACACGCTTTCTCTCAGAGGCTCCCATGGCCATTGATGAGGACACCCTCGAAAGCTGGACGGACCCGAAACGAGCCGCCCTCCAGTCCGCGCAGGACACCCACACCAAGATCCGGAACGCGCTCAACGACAGCGATACGTTAGACGACATCGACTTCCACGACTTCCTCCAGGGCTCGTATGCGAACAACACGATCATCCGCGACTCAAGCGACGTCGATATCGTCGTTCGGCTCGACGAGTTCGAGTACTTCAATCTCCACGACCTTGACCCGGAAGATCAGGAGGACGTGGACGTCGAGGATTTCGACTACGGCTACGACGAGTTCCGCGACGACGTGCTGAGCGTTCTACAGGATACATATCCCGAGGGGACGTTCGACCCGTCCGGGAATGCGATAGAGGTCTCCGCGCCGGGGCTCCCACTCGACGCCGACGTCGTGGTCTGCGCCCAGTACAAGCACTACTACAACTATCCGCAGGGTTACTACGAGGGGATCGTCTTCTGGCCGACCGACTCGATCTCCTCGGTCGTGAACTACCCGACGCGCCACCGAGACCACGGGTCGGACAAGCAGGACGACACTGACGACCGGTTCAAGGAGACGGTGCGGATGTTCAAGAACGCCCGCAAGGAGATCGTCGCGGACGGCTACATCACTGACGATATCGTTGCGTCCTATTTCATCGAGTGTCTCCTCTACAGAGTGCCACCGGGCCGGTACGTCGACGACCTCCAGGAACGGTATCTCAAGATCGCCTCCTACCTGCAGGAGACCGACTACTCCGACTGGCGGTGCCAGAACGGCGTGACCGATCTCTTCGGCAACGGGTCGACGAAGTGGGACACCTGGCACGCCAAGCTGTTCATCGACGCTCTGGAAACGTACTGGGAGAACGCCGAGTCCAATAGCATGAATGCACGTCTATTCCAGCGATAACGAGTTCCGGTCGACGTTCCTGGCGATCCTGGGCGTGATCGCGTTCGTCATCGTGTTTGTATTGAACGTCTATGTCTTCCCGTGGCTCTACC
This genomic window from Natronomonas marina contains:
- a CDS encoding nucleotidyltransferase domain-containing protein → MAIDPGTLESWSQYDNGPIESAKRTQNRIQNELQSSDTLADPDFDTYLQGSYANYTIVRASSDVDIVVQLTDMYYADVSALSPDERDRWRRTSGDPDYSWNEFRTDVVDVLESRFGSAAIDPVGKAIEVNTSNFNADVLVCANHRDYYHYPNGYHSGIAFFDLSNTKIVNYPKQHIDKGSTKQSSTNNRFKETVRIFKRARNYLVDNNTLDKENVPSYFIENLLYNVPDGRYTYDKQDRVLKIIRYLNETDYSDWTCQNGITDIFGSGPAEWNTRYADQYVDAMINLWDNW
- a CDS encoding nucleotidyltransferase domain-containing protein, which produces MAIDEDTLESWTDPKRAALQSAQDTHTKIRNALNDSDTLDDIDFHDFLQGSYANNTIIRDSSDVDIVVRLDEFEYFNLHDLDPEDQEDVDVEDFDYGYDEFRDDVLSVLQDTYPEGTFDPSGNAIEVSAPGLPLDADVVVCAQYKHYYNYPQGYYEGIVFWPTDSISSVVNYPTRHRDHGSDKQDDTDDRFKETVRMFKNARKEIVADGYITDDIVASYFIECLLYRVPPGRYVDDLQERYLKIASYLQETDYSDWRCQNGVTDLFGNGSTKWDTWHAKLFIDALETYWENAESNSMNARLFQR